One window of the Nicotiana tabacum cultivar K326 chromosome 4, ASM71507v2, whole genome shotgun sequence genome contains the following:
- the LOC107812106 gene encoding MYB-like transcription factor 4 — translation MGRSPCCEKSHTNKGAWTKEEDERLIAYIKAHGEGCWRSLPKAAGLLRCGKSCRLRWINYLRLDLKRGNFTEEEDELIIKLHSLLGNKWSLIAGRLPGRTDNEIKNYWNTHIRRKLLSCGIDPTTHRAINESSTQKVTSISFASGNDEKINIKAEFGTIKEDEISSRPVKEECPDLNLELRISPPYQQNQQNRALEQSTTGSWRTSPICFTCNLGLKKSKDCSCSDSSNRNGCSSSRNISINIAGYDFLGLKTNGLDYRTLETK, via the exons ATGGGAAGATCACCTTGCTGTGAGAAATCACATACAAATAAAGGAGCATGGactaaagaagaagatgaaaggcTTATAGCATACATAAAAGCTCATGGCGAAGGGTGTTGGAGATCACTTCCTAAAGCTGCTGGACTTTTGAGGTGTGGCAAAAGTTGCCGTCTCCGATGGATTAATTACTTGAGGCTTGATCTCAAACGTGGTAATTttactgaagaagaagatgaactcATTATCAAACTCCACAGCCTCCTCGGAAACAA GTGGTCGCTTATAGCTGGAAGACTACCAGGAAGAACAGATAATGAGATAAAAAATTATTGGAATACTCATATAAGGAGGAAACTATTGAGTTGCGGTATTGATCCTACAACACACCGGGCTATAAACGAGTCTAGCACACAAAAAGTGACATCAATTTCTTTTGCTTCTGGGAATGATGAGAAGATCAACATTAAAGCTGAATTTGGAACAATCAAGGAAGATGAAATTAGTAGCAGACCAGTTAAAGAAGAGTGTCCTGACTTAAATCTTGAGCTCAGAATTAGCCCTCCttaccaacaaaaccaacagaACAGGGCATTGGAACAGAGTACTACTGGTTCGTGGAGGACTAGCCCTATATGTTTTACATGCAATTTAGGATTAAAGAAGAGTAAAGATTGCAGTTGTAGTGACAGTAGTAATAGAAATGGTTGCAGCAGTAGCAGGAATATAAGTATAAATATTGCTGGTTATGACTTTCTAGGATTAAAGACAAATGGTTTGGACTACAGAACCTTGGAGACTAAGTGA